The following proteins are encoded in a genomic region of Deltaproteobacteria bacterium:
- a CDS encoding PIN domain nuclease: MILIDSSSWIHFLNQSDLITAEIISELLQADQVVTCGPVITEVLSGAERNTEYKVLKEHFSVLPFLSLEKEDFFEAALLRGYLRKKGVEAKTVDSLIAQLSMRTKMPLFHHDSDFNHIARHTDLKIQKGSLGSPL, translated from the coding sequence GTGATTCTGATTGATTCATCCTCATGGATTCATTTTCTTAATCAATCCGATCTTATCACGGCCGAGATTATCAGTGAACTCCTTCAGGCAGACCAAGTGGTAACCTGTGGGCCAGTTATTACTGAGGTCCTTTCAGGTGCTGAGAGGAACACTGAATACAAAGTATTAAAAGAACACTTCTCTGTCCTGCCTTTTCTCTCTCTAGAAAAAGAGGATTTCTTCGAAGCAGCATTGCTCAGAGGGTATCTCAGAAAAAAAGGGGTTGAAGCTAAAACAGTGGACAGTCTCATTGCGCAGTTATCAATGAGGACAAAGATGCCCCTGTTTCATCATGACTCAGATTTTAACCATATTGCGAGGCATACTGATCTAAAGATTCAGAAAGGTTCTCTGGGGTCCCCTCTCTAG